Proteins encoded by one window of Lacipirellulaceae bacterium:
- the obgE gene encoding GTPase ObgE, whose product MFIDRVTVDVEAGRGGDGCLSFRREKFVPRGGPDGGDGGNGGSVIVVAQAGVDSLSELIHRKHWRAKSGTPGQGSNRHGANADDLIIRVPPGTVVIDEKGDFVLKDLAADEEQVVAARGGKGGKGNTRFKSSTNQAPREFTRGGEGESRRLTFELKVIADVGLLGKPNAGKSTLLSRVSRARPEIADYPFTTKIPNLGIVQIDMDRTLVMADIPGLIEGAAEGAGLGHEFLRHVERTRVLVHLVEPAPVDGTDPIENYQAIRKEVESYDVDLASRPEIVAVSKCELPEAEEVQAKLAQAISKEVLKFSAVTGEGLNELMNRTYAVLAESPD is encoded by the coding sequence ATGTTCATAGACCGAGTCACTGTCGATGTCGAAGCGGGCCGTGGGGGTGATGGCTGCCTGAGCTTTCGTCGTGAGAAGTTCGTCCCTCGTGGCGGCCCTGACGGAGGTGATGGAGGCAACGGTGGGAGTGTGATCGTTGTTGCGCAAGCCGGGGTCGACAGTCTTTCTGAGCTCATCCATCGCAAGCATTGGCGTGCCAAGAGCGGCACACCTGGGCAGGGCTCGAATCGTCACGGTGCGAATGCTGACGACCTGATCATCCGCGTGCCTCCCGGCACGGTTGTCATTGATGAGAAAGGCGACTTCGTTCTCAAGGATTTGGCCGCCGACGAAGAGCAAGTTGTTGCTGCACGCGGTGGCAAAGGGGGCAAGGGGAATACCCGGTTCAAGTCGTCCACCAATCAAGCACCACGCGAGTTCACGCGTGGCGGCGAGGGAGAATCGCGTCGGCTAACCTTCGAGCTGAAGGTGATTGCCGACGTCGGATTGCTAGGCAAGCCCAACGCCGGTAAAAGCACGCTGCTCAGCCGCGTTTCCAGGGCCCGGCCAGAGATCGCCGACTACCCGTTTACGACCAAGATTCCCAACCTCGGTATCGTGCAGATCGACATGGATCGCACCTTGGTCATGGCGGACATTCCCGGCCTGATCGAAGGTGCCGCCGAGGGGGCAGGGCTGGGCCATGAGTTCCTCCGTCACGTTGAGCGAACACGTGTGTTGGTTCACCTAGTGGAACCGGCTCCTGTGGATGGTACCGACCCTATAGAGAACTATCAGGCGATTCGCAAAGAGGTCGAAAGCTACGATGTCGATCTGGCCAGCCGCCCAGAGATCGTTGCTGTCAGCAAGTGTGAACTCCCCGAGGCAGAGGAAGTTCAGGCCAAGCTGGCTCAAGCAATCAGCAAGGAAGTGCTGAAATTCTCAGCCGTGACAGGCGAAGGGCTCAATGAGCTGATGAATCGAACCTACGCCGTTCTCGCTGAGTCACCGGATTGA
- a CDS encoding addiction module protein: MPVDLPLDSMSVADKLATIETIWASLCQKPSDVESPAWHEEVLKERKRRLESGEATLSPWQEVKQRLQKLGQ, translated from the coding sequence ATGCCCGTCGACCTACCCTTGGATAGCATGTCCGTCGCCGACAAACTCGCGACCATTGAAACGATCTGGGCTAGCCTCTGCCAGAAACCAAGCGATGTCGAGTCACCTGCATGGCACGAAGAAGTGCTGAAAGAGCGGAAACGCCGCCTTGAATCCGGTGAGGCGACACTAAGCCCTTGGCAAGAAGTCAAGCAACGTCTGCAGAAGTTGGGTCAATGA
- the fba gene encoding class II fructose-bisphosphate aldolase (catalyzes the reversible aldol condensation of dihydroxyacetonephosphate and glyceraldehyde 3-phosphate in the Calvin cycle, glycolysis, and/or gluconeogenesis), with protein MPLVPMRILLDHAAENDYGLAAFNVNNMEQIQAIMEAAEETNSPVIIQASRGARSYSQDAYLRHLMLAAAELYPKIPIAMHQDHGNSPETCQSAIDNGFTSVMMDGSLKEDGKTPADFDYNVEVTKKVVESAHSQGVSVEGELGCLGSLESGEGEAEDGHGAVGKLSHDQLLTDPDEAERFVAETGVDALAVAIGTSHGAYKFTTKPTGDVLAMDRIEEIHKRLPNCHLVMHGSSSVPQDLQDIINQYGGQIKPTFGVPVEEIQKGIKHGVRKVNVDTDNRLAMTGAVRKALFEDPTKFDPRDWMKPARAAMKEVCVARMTAFGQAGNADKIEPVSIDKFSSFYAAV; from the coding sequence ATGCCCCTAGTCCCCATGCGTATCCTGCTCGACCATGCCGCCGAGAACGATTACGGCTTGGCCGCTTTCAACGTGAACAACATGGAGCAAATCCAGGCGATCATGGAAGCCGCCGAGGAGACCAATTCGCCGGTCATCATTCAGGCGTCGCGTGGTGCTCGTTCCTATTCGCAAGATGCTTACCTGCGTCACCTGATGCTGGCCGCGGCTGAGCTTTATCCGAAGATTCCGATCGCCATGCACCAGGATCATGGCAATAGCCCGGAGACTTGTCAGAGCGCCATCGACAACGGGTTCACCAGCGTGATGATGGACGGCTCGCTCAAGGAAGATGGCAAGACGCCTGCCGATTTCGATTACAACGTCGAAGTGACTAAGAAGGTTGTCGAGTCCGCCCACTCACAAGGGGTTTCGGTCGAAGGCGAACTCGGTTGTCTTGGCTCACTGGAAAGTGGCGAGGGTGAAGCCGAAGATGGTCACGGCGCTGTCGGTAAGCTTTCGCATGATCAGCTTCTGACCGACCCGGATGAAGCGGAACGCTTTGTTGCGGAGACCGGCGTTGACGCACTCGCCGTTGCGATCGGCACCAGCCACGGTGCTTATAAGTTTACCACCAAGCCGACTGGCGACGTGTTGGCGATGGATCGTATTGAAGAGATCCACAAGCGTCTGCCCAACTGCCATCTCGTCATGCATGGCAGCAGCAGCGTGCCTCAGGACTTGCAGGACATCATCAACCAGTACGGCGGCCAGATCAAACCGACGTTCGGCGTGCCCGTCGAGGAAATCCAAAAGGGCATCAAGCACGGCGTCCGCAAGGTGAATGTCGACACGGACAACCGTCTCGCGATGACCGGTGCGGTTCGTAAGGCGTTGTTCGAAGACCCCACGAAGTTCGACCCTCGCGACTGGATGAAGCCCGCTCGTGCCGCAATGAAGGAAGTCTGCGTCGCCCGCATGACCGCCTTTGGCCAAGCTGGAAATGCGGACAAGATCGAGCCAGTTTCGATCGACAAGTTCAGCAGCTTCTACGCCGCGGTCTAG
- a CDS encoding GTPase, with product MSESLENLASVLTPPGRGAVAVVIACGEQAMVAIDARFAAANGRRIREQEINRIVFGHWRDANNHREEAIVCRTSQAEIEVHCHGGPAAVERIIGHFAEADCETIPWQQWLERQTPDKITAEAKIALVEATTLKTSAVLLQQHGGALRNEIQRIQQLIDSGEGSEALERVNHLIARIPFGLHLTKPWRVVIAGRPNVGKSSLINALVGYQRAIVYDQPGTTRDVVSSVTALEGWPVALFDVAGLRETGEPLEAAGIALARETIAAADLVLWVEEVDSAMSVGDSEFEQTVASEVNQLVGQPLAGSPLVVLNKCDKLGESTQAWRPELLVSALTGEGIPELIEEIIERLIPFAPEANEPIPFTQRQSTGLTRLAEELESNQLEAAVRLCDELLGHELSAKSQ from the coding sequence TTGAGCGAGAGCCTAGAGAACTTGGCAAGCGTCCTGACGCCGCCAGGGCGCGGCGCCGTAGCCGTGGTGATTGCTTGTGGCGAGCAGGCAATGGTAGCGATTGACGCCCGCTTCGCGGCGGCCAATGGTCGACGAATCCGCGAACAGGAAATTAACCGAATCGTCTTTGGCCACTGGCGAGACGCCAACAATCACCGCGAAGAAGCGATCGTCTGTCGAACCTCACAGGCAGAGATCGAAGTCCATTGCCACGGCGGCCCCGCAGCAGTCGAACGCATCATCGGTCACTTCGCAGAAGCGGATTGCGAAACTATTCCCTGGCAGCAATGGCTCGAAAGACAAACCCCCGACAAAATCACCGCCGAAGCCAAAATCGCCCTCGTCGAAGCAACCACCCTAAAAACTTCGGCCGTGCTGCTTCAGCAGCACGGGGGAGCCTTAAGAAACGAGATCCAACGAATCCAACAATTGATCGATTCCGGCGAGGGATCTGAAGCCCTCGAACGCGTCAACCACCTCATCGCACGCATCCCGTTCGGCTTGCACCTCACCAAGCCCTGGCGTGTTGTGATTGCCGGGCGACCTAACGTCGGCAAGAGTAGCCTTATCAATGCATTGGTGGGATACCAACGGGCAATCGTTTATGACCAGCCCGGCACAACCCGCGACGTGGTTTCTTCAGTTACTGCGTTGGAAGGTTGGCCTGTCGCCCTGTTCGACGTGGCCGGATTGAGAGAAACCGGCGAGCCGCTCGAGGCGGCAGGGATCGCGCTGGCTCGCGAAACGATTGCCGCTGCTGACTTGGTGCTGTGGGTTGAAGAAGTGGACAGTGCGATGTCGGTAGGAGACAGTGAATTCGAGCAGACTGTTGCTAGCGAAGTCAATCAGCTTGTGGGGCAACCTCTTGCTGGTTCACCTTTAGTGGTACTCAATAAGTGTGACAAGCTCGGCGAATCGACTCAGGCCTGGAGGCCCGAGCTACTAGTCTCCGCACTGACCGGCGAAGGAATTCCGGAGCTCATCGAAGAAATCATCGAGCGCCTGATTCCGTTCGCGCCAGAAGCGAACGAGCCTATTCCTTTCACCCAGCGACAATCAACCGGGCTGACGCGCTTGGCAGAAGAACTCGAATCGAACCAGCTCGAAGCAGCAGTGAGACTCTGTGATGAGTTGCTTGGCCATGAGCTATCAGCCAAGAGCCAATAG
- a CDS encoding DUF3891 family protein produces MLRREITIEGRPHWQLIPQIEHARLSGELAEAYQPLAVSPLRDSLLKAVHHHDDGWREWDEAPELDEQGRPLTFSEVDRATSLAIWERSISRTLTRDFTAAYFVAEHFKQLLLRDENAQADPECRRWLEEMADTQMLAASEIGKAELDRYQEVVPGFDALSLWMCEAIMRDEPSFELTCGNGKAITFTRQARWQFTAKPWPFEGPQLNGSLEAKLVPVARYKNTSELLPAATVEQIEWQMNK; encoded by the coding sequence ATGCTCCGCCGCGAAATCACGATCGAAGGCAGGCCTCACTGGCAACTCATTCCCCAAATCGAGCACGCTCGCCTCAGTGGTGAACTCGCCGAGGCCTACCAACCGCTTGCGGTTTCGCCGCTACGAGACTCTCTCCTCAAAGCAGTCCATCACCATGACGACGGCTGGCGCGAGTGGGACGAAGCTCCCGAGCTCGACGAGCAAGGCAGGCCGCTCACGTTTTCGGAAGTCGACCGAGCGACCTCGCTTGCAATCTGGGAACGCTCAATCAGCCGCACACTGACTCGCGATTTTACCGCCGCGTATTTCGTTGCAGAGCATTTCAAGCAGTTGCTGTTGCGGGACGAGAATGCTCAGGCGGACCCCGAGTGTCGTCGATGGCTAGAAGAAATGGCAGACACACAGATGCTCGCCGCTTCTGAGATCGGCAAGGCGGAACTGGATCGCTATCAAGAGGTGGTCCCTGGGTTCGACGCGCTCAGCCTTTGGATGTGTGAAGCGATCATGCGCGACGAGCCAAGCTTCGAACTCACTTGCGGCAACGGCAAAGCAATCACCTTCACGCGTCAAGCCAGGTGGCAATTCACGGCCAAACCATGGCCCTTCGAGGGGCCTCAACTCAATGGCAGTCTGGAAGCCAAGTTGGTCCCTGTTGCCCGTTATAAGAACACCAGCGAACTTCTCCCTGCTGCCACTGTTGAGCAGATCGAATGGCAGATGAATAAGTAA
- a CDS encoding addiction module protein — protein MHPALGQLTQLPVAERLEIVHELWDSIAESKEQLSAEQWHREIATARLAELEGREEEEGLTREQVWEQVDQRRGS, from the coding sequence ATGCACCCAGCACTAGGCCAACTCACCCAGCTACCTGTCGCTGAGCGTCTTGAGATCGTTCACGAACTGTGGGATAGCATTGCAGAATCGAAAGAGCAACTTTCAGCAGAACAATGGCACCGTGAAATCGCTACCGCCAGACTTGCGGAGCTGGAAGGACGGGAAGAGGAAGAGGGACTTACTCGTGAGCAAGTTTGGGAACAGGTAGATCAACGACGTGGCTCATAG
- the rpmA gene encoding 50S ribosomal protein L27, giving the protein MAHKKGQGSSRNGRDSNAQRRGVKKFGGEHVMPGNILIRQLGNKVHPGKGVGQGNDYTLFALVEGHVKFDRKGRRISVLAADQVAGVVVKS; this is encoded by the coding sequence ATGGCACATAAAAAGGGACAAGGCTCGAGCCGTAACGGTCGCGATTCCAACGCACAACGCCGTGGCGTAAAGAAGTTTGGTGGCGAGCATGTCATGCCCGGCAACATTCTCATTCGCCAGCTCGGTAACAAGGTGCATCCTGGTAAGGGTGTCGGGCAAGGTAACGACTACACCCTGTTCGCCCTGGTTGAAGGCCACGTAAAGTTCGACCGCAAGGGCCGCCGCATTAGCGTCCTTGCCGCAGACCAAGTCGCAGGCGTGGTCGTTAAATCGTAG
- a CDS encoding HDOD domain-containing protein, with translation MSAATATKQTNPQLAALVQRSSALYTLPAVASEVLRLTESPKVDAQALKECIERDPALTAKVLRVVNSSMFGLSRGVSDLNQAVALLGVKPLKLLVLGFSLPENLFANVAAEELQWYWRTTLARAVAAREISEQVFQKNGNDAFLAGLMQGIGILALLGELKITYAEFIRRVIAEQGDLSDIERVALGFDHRDLTAALLSQWRLPQELAEAIRQPRIVAVLARGTDDAHRLRQSVHLGDLLAQLVSQRRIKVLPELLEAADAYAGLNRDQLNGFVATLQEHVEQLADVLSVGLADQENYLEIVAEAHERLGRVAEESSKEHGPFNACDELGKAELASKTALLQSAVATATESVANENDSEQSEEQASAERRKQTANPPCADHPEVTGRRFEDRLTLAVGQCRAARQPLSVIHIAVEASPSLTAKTKSVLDQVFDAVCEQIDHEGRDFGAVQPATRAVVLPDCDRREAIQLAHEANNRLRTVLQRLASSGKLPPCTVSAGVATVALVPKNFPPTALLETAQRCQAAAQTAGTVKSLEIC, from the coding sequence ATGTCTGCTGCCACTGCTACGAAACAAACGAATCCCCAGCTTGCAGCGCTTGTCCAGCGAAGTTCTGCGCTTTACACGCTTCCGGCAGTCGCCTCGGAAGTCTTGCGACTGACTGAAAGCCCTAAGGTGGATGCCCAGGCGCTCAAGGAGTGCATCGAGCGCGATCCGGCTCTCACAGCCAAAGTGCTGCGGGTAGTCAACAGCTCGATGTTTGGTCTGTCGAGGGGCGTGAGCGATCTCAACCAAGCGGTTGCACTTTTGGGCGTGAAGCCGCTGAAACTGCTCGTACTGGGCTTCTCACTGCCAGAGAACTTATTCGCCAATGTTGCTGCGGAGGAGCTGCAATGGTATTGGCGGACGACTTTAGCACGTGCGGTAGCTGCTCGGGAAATCAGCGAACAAGTCTTTCAGAAGAACGGTAACGATGCTTTTCTTGCCGGACTGATGCAAGGAATTGGCATCCTCGCTTTGCTGGGTGAACTCAAAATAACTTATGCGGAGTTCATTCGACGCGTGATCGCCGAGCAAGGCGACCTGAGTGATATTGAAAGAGTAGCTCTAGGTTTCGATCATCGTGACCTGACAGCCGCACTCTTGAGCCAGTGGCGGCTTCCTCAGGAATTAGCCGAGGCAATTCGCCAACCGCGAATCGTTGCCGTACTTGCCCGCGGCACCGACGATGCTCATCGCTTGCGGCAATCGGTTCACTTGGGCGACTTGCTCGCTCAGTTGGTTTCCCAACGTCGAATCAAAGTCTTACCGGAGTTGCTCGAAGCGGCAGATGCTTACGCTGGTTTGAATCGCGACCAACTCAACGGATTCGTCGCTACGCTGCAGGAGCATGTTGAACAACTCGCCGATGTGCTGTCTGTGGGATTGGCGGACCAAGAGAACTATTTGGAGATCGTGGCTGAAGCTCATGAACGACTCGGCAGGGTTGCTGAAGAGTCCTCGAAGGAACATGGCCCATTCAACGCTTGCGACGAACTAGGTAAGGCGGAGCTCGCCAGCAAAACCGCGTTGCTGCAGTCCGCGGTAGCCACGGCGACCGAGAGCGTTGCTAACGAAAATGACTCCGAACAATCTGAGGAGCAAGCGTCCGCCGAGCGTAGAAAGCAAACTGCGAATCCCCCATGTGCTGATCATCCGGAGGTGACCGGGCGACGGTTTGAGGACAGACTCACGCTTGCCGTCGGACAATGTCGCGCAGCACGCCAACCCTTAAGTGTTATTCACATCGCGGTAGAGGCCTCACCGAGTCTGACGGCCAAGACAAAGAGCGTTCTCGACCAAGTCTTTGATGCGGTCTGTGAGCAGATCGATCACGAGGGTCGTGATTTTGGAGCGGTACAGCCGGCAACCCGTGCGGTTGTCCTGCCAGATTGCGATCGTCGTGAAGCCATCCAGCTCGCTCACGAAGCGAACAATCGACTTCGCACCGTACTCCAACGCTTGGCCTCTTCCGGAAAACTTCCGCCTTGTACCGTGAGCGCTGGCGTCGCAACGGTTGCTCTCGTGCCAAAGAACTTTCCCCCAACGGCGTTGCTAGAAACGGCTCAACGCTGCCAAGCTGCCGCCCAAACGGCGGGGACGGTCAAGAGTTTGGAGATTTGCTGA
- a CDS encoding type III pantothenate kinase: MAIDVGSSRIKLGLFRNATGCTDKPQTLLPIAAPPLAQPEEFIAVPHRDRPVKVWLSEVRTTFEKFGIDQSECEELACAVGSVHPPTLGDLQLGLKRAGVGPLQALTFDDLPLAIDVEFPEKVGIDRLLNAVAVNRLRPAHESAIVVDVGTAIKVDAVDAEGNFRGGAILPGIRLASQSLHAGTASLPEVSLEIDGSAPPSVGRNTSAAISAGLFWGAVGAIKELVLKAGEWLQDEGCGHASKVYLTGGDSRHLREYLELDGFDLRLEPALTLSGIWAAINKASES, translated from the coding sequence TTGGCCATCGATGTCGGCAGCTCGCGCATCAAGCTCGGTTTGTTTCGCAACGCTACGGGCTGCACGGACAAGCCCCAGACACTGTTACCGATAGCCGCGCCGCCCCTGGCACAGCCTGAGGAGTTCATCGCGGTGCCTCATCGCGACCGCCCGGTCAAAGTTTGGCTGAGCGAAGTTCGCACGACCTTCGAGAAATTTGGCATCGATCAGAGTGAGTGCGAGGAACTTGCATGTGCGGTTGGTTCGGTCCATCCGCCAACGCTTGGGGATCTGCAGCTTGGCTTGAAACGTGCAGGCGTTGGACCTTTACAGGCTTTGACGTTCGACGATCTTCCCTTGGCGATTGACGTTGAATTTCCGGAGAAGGTCGGCATCGATCGACTCTTGAATGCCGTCGCGGTTAATCGCCTGCGGCCAGCGCACGAATCGGCGATCGTCGTTGATGTGGGCACTGCCATCAAAGTGGATGCGGTCGATGCCGAGGGAAACTTCCGCGGCGGGGCGATTCTTCCGGGCATTCGACTAGCGAGCCAGTCCCTCCATGCCGGGACCGCATCGCTTCCTGAAGTGTCGCTGGAGATTGACGGTTCGGCACCGCCCTCGGTTGGTAGGAATACCAGCGCCGCGATTTCTGCCGGGCTCTTTTGGGGGGCGGTTGGTGCCATCAAAGAGCTTGTTTTGAAGGCCGGCGAATGGTTGCAAGACGAAGGTTGCGGCCATGCGAGCAAGGTCTATCTCACCGGTGGCGACTCTCGCCACTTGAGAGAATACCTCGAACTCGACGGCTTCGATCTTCGACTAGAGCCGGCGCTAACGCTCTCTGGGATTTGGGCGGCGATCAACAAAGCGAGCGAATCTTGA
- a CDS encoding type II toxin-antitoxin system RelE/ParE family toxin, whose amino-acid sequence MAHRLIFHREIPADLSNALDYYEPISLELANNFRRSVDRTLNHLSSSPEIYPLDVVPIRFAKVQRFPYLIFFAARKDIVLVLAVLHGSTDPSKWRSRLEGQ is encoded by the coding sequence GTGGCTCATAGGCTGATCTTTCATCGCGAGATCCCCGCTGATCTCTCAAATGCACTCGACTACTACGAGCCCATTTCGCTTGAGCTCGCCAACAACTTTCGCCGTTCGGTCGATCGAACTCTAAATCATTTATCGAGTAGCCCAGAGATCTATCCACTGGATGTCGTCCCGATCCGCTTCGCAAAAGTCCAGCGATTTCCTTACCTCATCTTCTTTGCTGCCAGAAAGGATATTGTCCTTGTGTTGGCAGTACTACATGGATCAACCGATCCTTCGAAGTGGCGTTCGCGGTTGGAGGGCCAATGA
- a CDS encoding putative metallopeptidase — protein sequence MFSDPGQSFNFSAAIEKVCRDMIARLPEFSHIDFDRVAVSLVQARRDVSHGIYASLTPLRFEGGAREKRTRGRRYLVQSVCDRQGREYLYILSIYLPRFLNTSLEEKLATLLHELWHIGPNFDGDLRRFPGRNYAHGNSQREYDAQMERFAQQWLAADPPAHLYDFLEFDFNELTAEHGRIVGTRWPAPKLIPA from the coding sequence TTGTTTTCAGACCCTGGCCAAAGCTTCAACTTCTCCGCTGCCATCGAGAAGGTCTGCCGCGATATGATCGCACGGCTGCCGGAGTTCTCGCACATCGATTTCGATCGCGTTGCTGTTAGTCTCGTCCAAGCTCGCAGGGATGTTTCCCACGGGATCTACGCGTCGCTAACGCCGTTGCGTTTCGAAGGTGGTGCTCGCGAGAAGCGTACGCGGGGTCGACGTTATTTGGTTCAATCCGTTTGCGATCGCCAAGGGCGAGAGTATCTCTATATCCTGAGCATCTATCTGCCGCGGTTTTTGAATACTTCTCTCGAAGAAAAACTGGCCACTCTGCTGCACGAACTGTGGCACATCGGGCCGAATTTCGACGGCGACCTGCGCCGCTTCCCGGGGCGCAACTATGCGCATGGCAATTCACAACGAGAGTACGACGCTCAAATGGAACGCTTCGCCCAGCAATGGCTCGCGGCCGATCCACCGGCCCACCTCTACGATTTTCTTGAGTTCGACTTCAATGAGCTGACTGCCGAGCATGGCCGCATCGTCGGCACACGCTGGCCCGCACCGAAGCTGATTCCTGCGTGA
- a CDS encoding sodium:proton antiporter produces MLHPALAFSLEFTPAVQVASVLALGIVAQWVAWRLRLPAIVLLLVFGVALGRFLPAEELGANQKLFFALVSLAVGVILFEGGLSLNFREIHDTKGVVARLVSVGLVITWLATAAAAHYVGDFSIPTSLLLGALLTVSGPTVVLPLLRHVQPVRRIGSLAKWEGIVNDPIGAVLAALVFEVVLGQAERGEFSTGDMFVNLGLTIVWGLGLAALGAWFLLSVLRQYLVPDFLQNPLILAFVMLLFAASNQLQHESGLVTVTLMGVILANQRKVELRHVVEFKENLRVLLISMLFIVLASRLEFSREKIAELGWGSVGLVLLIIVVIRPIAVFCSTVGSSLSWNERAFLAWIHPRGIVAAAVSSLLALRITLNLKENHPDATLLAEAERFELVTFLVIMASVTIYGLTLAPLARWLGLSGENPQGVLFAGASRAAREIALAIQEEGFPVLLVDTNHKNNSSARMKGLSVTRASIGSEFVQEEIDLGGIGRLLAMTPNNEVNTLAVQGFTERFGRVEVYQLASPEAGSEKTESVTAYRRGRILFDKPTTFGELEDRFEAGAKIKKTMLSEDFTYADFLAEHGQNVLPLFRVEGKRLIVETDENEASPKPGQKVIALIDKNESVLDRDIRTTTLSDDASDSTLGAGL; encoded by the coding sequence ATGCTTCATCCGGCCCTCGCCTTCTCGCTCGAGTTCACTCCCGCCGTCCAGGTTGCTAGCGTGTTAGCACTTGGAATTGTCGCCCAATGGGTCGCCTGGCGACTTCGCCTTCCGGCGATTGTGCTGCTACTGGTGTTCGGCGTTGCACTGGGACGGTTTCTGCCTGCCGAAGAGTTGGGTGCCAACCAGAAACTGTTTTTCGCCCTGGTTTCGCTGGCGGTCGGCGTGATTCTGTTTGAAGGCGGACTGAGCCTCAACTTCCGCGAGATCCATGACACGAAGGGGGTGGTTGCCCGGTTGGTTTCTGTGGGCCTGGTGATCACTTGGCTGGCCACAGCGGCGGCGGCGCATTACGTGGGCGATTTTTCGATCCCCACCTCGCTACTGCTGGGAGCACTGCTCACCGTCAGTGGACCAACGGTGGTGTTGCCGCTGTTGCGGCACGTGCAGCCGGTCCGACGGATCGGTTCGCTGGCGAAGTGGGAAGGGATTGTGAACGACCCGATCGGTGCGGTCCTGGCGGCGCTCGTCTTTGAGGTTGTCCTGGGGCAAGCCGAGCGAGGTGAGTTTTCGACAGGGGACATGTTCGTCAATCTCGGTTTGACGATCGTTTGGGGGCTCGGATTAGCAGCTCTCGGGGCCTGGTTCCTGCTGTCGGTTCTGCGGCAATACCTCGTCCCAGACTTTCTACAGAACCCGTTGATCCTGGCATTTGTGATGCTACTGTTTGCTGCTTCGAATCAACTGCAGCACGAGTCGGGCCTCGTTACCGTCACACTCATGGGCGTGATCCTGGCGAACCAGCGCAAAGTCGAACTGCGGCATGTTGTCGAGTTCAAAGAGAATCTGCGCGTGCTGCTGATCTCGATGTTGTTTATCGTGCTGGCATCGCGTTTGGAATTCTCCCGGGAAAAGATTGCCGAGCTTGGCTGGGGAAGTGTTGGGCTAGTCCTGTTGATCATCGTCGTGATCCGACCGATTGCCGTCTTCTGCTCGACGGTGGGAAGTAGCCTCAGTTGGAATGAGAGAGCCTTCCTCGCCTGGATTCATCCCCGCGGAATCGTTGCCGCCGCGGTGAGTTCGCTGCTCGCATTGCGCATCACCCTCAATCTAAAAGAAAACCATCCTGACGCCACGCTCCTGGCGGAAGCGGAACGGTTTGAGCTGGTCACGTTTCTGGTGATCATGGCCTCGGTGACCATTTACGGGCTGACGCTCGCGCCGCTAGCACGGTGGTTGGGCCTTTCGGGCGAGAACCCACAGGGGGTTCTCTTCGCTGGTGCTTCGCGCGCCGCGCGTGAGATTGCCCTGGCGATCCAGGAAGAAGGGTTCCCCGTGTTGCTCGTCGATACCAACCACAAGAACAATTCTTCCGCACGCATGAAGGGCTTGTCGGTCACACGGGCGAGTATCGGTAGCGAGTTCGTCCAAGAAGAGATCGACCTGGGTGGCATCGGTCGGCTGTTGGCGATGACACCCAATAATGAGGTCAACACCCTTGCCGTGCAGGGCTTCACGGAGCGTTTCGGGAGGGTCGAAGTCTACCAACTGGCCTCCCCTGAGGCGGGCAGCGAGAAGACCGAGTCAGTAACGGCATATCGCCGCGGGCGAATCCTTTTTGATAAGCCCACCACGTTTGGAGAATTGGAAGATCGCTTTGAAGCCGGGGCGAAGATTAAGAAAACGATGCTGAGTGAGGATTTTACTTACGCGGATTTCCTCGCCGAGCACGGGCAGAACGTGTTGCCGCTGTTCCGCGTTGAGGGCAAACGTTTGATCGTCGAAACCGACGAGAACGAAGCGAGCCCCAAGCCTGGACAGAAAGTGATCGCCCTGATCGATAAGAACGAATCCGTGCTGGATCGCGATATCAGAACGACAACTTTAAGCGACGATGCGAGTGATTCCACGCTGGGGGCGGGGCTTTAG